One genomic region from Enterobacter hormaechei ATCC 49162 encodes:
- a CDS encoding DUF485 domain-containing protein has product MNNDICQQIENSAHYRELVDKRQRFAFILSIIMLVIYVGFILLIAFAPQWLGTPLHAGTSVTRGIPIGIGVIVISFVLTGVYVWRANGEFDRLNKEVLREVKAS; this is encoded by the coding sequence ATGAATAACGATATTTGTCAGCAGATAGAGAATAGTGCGCACTACAGGGAGCTCGTCGATAAACGGCAACGGTTTGCCTTCATCCTTTCCATCATCATGCTGGTGATTTACGTCGGCTTTATTCTGCTCATCGCCTTTGCTCCGCAGTGGCTCGGTACACCGCTGCACGCGGGAACCAGCGTCACGCGCGGCATTCCGATTGGCATTGGCGTGATTGTGATTTCGTTTGTGCTGACGGGTGTGTACGTCTGGCGCGCCAACGGTGAATTCGATCGTCTTAATAAAGAAGTTCTGCGTGAGGTAAAAGCATCATGA